The genomic interval CCGACGCCGGGTCGCGCACCCGATCGGCCAGCCAGCGGGTCAGCGCGGTCAGGCCCAGCGACTCCCGCAGCGCCACCCGATCCAGCAGCTGCGCGATGTGCCGCAGGTCGGTGAGCTGCCGCTCACCCCCGGCCACCGCCAGCAGCCGCGGCGCCAATTCCGTTTCCGCCGAGAGCTTCTCGAACACGGCCGCGAAACCCGCGCGGCCGAACAGCCGGGCCGCCTCGCGCAGCTGGGTGCTCAGCCGTCCCACCAGATCCGCACCGCCCGTGTCGATCTGCGCTGCCGACAGGCCCAGCAGCGGAGTGCCCGCCGCCAGCCGCACCCGGTCCGCGCGGTGCGGCTGCTCCAGCGCCCGCAGCAGCCACAGCCAGTCGACGGCGCTCTGGGTGCCGAAGACGCTGGCGCCGCCCGCCAGCACCGACGCCACCCCGACCCGGTCCAGGGCGGCGCGCACGATATCGATCTGCGCCCGGGTGCGTACCAGCACCGCGACGTCGCCGGGGCCCAGCGGCGCCTCGCCGATGTGGGTGCCGGAGTCGAGCAGGCGCGCGATGTCGGCGGCCACGTCGTCGGCGACCCGGGCGCGCTGGCGGCCCACCGCCGGGAAGCCCGCGCCGTTGCGCGGGCCCGCGCCCTCTCGCCGAAAACACCGCACCCGCAACGGGATCGGCGCCTCGACGGTGCCGGTGAGCCGGGTGTGCGGGCGGACCGCCGCCACCTTGGGCACCGTGATCTCCTTGTGCCCCAGCGCGGCGCCCGCCATCAGGTGCTCGAGCGCACCGAGCAACCCGGCGTCGCTGCGGCGGTTGGTGGTGAGTTCGCGGCGGGTATCGGCATGGGCGACCGCGTCCAGGTAGCTGAGCACCTCGGCGCCGCGGAAGGCGTAGATGGCCTGCTTCGGGTCGCCGACCAGGACCAGGGTGGCGTGGCCGTGGAAGGCGCGGCGCAGGATGTCCCACTGCAGCGGATCGGTGTCCTGGAATTCGTCGACCAGCGCGACCCGGTAGCGCTCCCGGATGCGGCGGCACGCCCGGTCGCCGTGGACCGGATCGGCGAGCACCTCGTGCAGCAGCACCAGCAGGTCGTCGAAGTCGCGCAGGCCCGAAATACGTTTACGGCGTTCGGTTTCCGCGCGCACCGCGGCCGCGAAGGCGACCCGCTCGGCGGCGGGGTGGTCGCCGATCTCCTCGTCGGGCACCAGGCGCGCGTGCCGGTCCTGGACCGCGGCGGCGGCCAGCTGATGTGCCTCCCGCACCGAGAACGGCGGGCCGGTGCGGGCGTACCGCGCCAGATACAGATCGTCGGCGACGGTGGCGACCAGGTCGTCCACGTTCTCCACCAGCCGCACCCGCGGATCGTGCTCGCCGGCCAGCCCCAGTTCGTCCAGCATGCGCTGGCAGAAGCTGTGCGTGGTGGCGATGGTGCCGGAGTCGAAGTCCGACAGCGCCGCCAGCAGCCTGGTCCGCCGCCGCCCGACCTCCGCCGGATCCGCTTGTGCCAGATGCCGGATCAGCTCGTCGTCGCTGTCGCGCGCGGTACCGGGATCGGCCAGCGCGGCGGCCACCGCGACGAACTTGTCCCGCGTCCGCTCCCGCAACTCCTGCGTCGCCGCCCGGCTGAACGTCACCAGCAGCAACTGCGAGACATCCACCCCCGCCTCGGCCACGAACCGCACCGCCAGCCCGACGATCGCGTACGTCTTGCCGGTCCCCGCACTGGCCTCCAGCACGGTCGTCCCCGCGGGCAAGGCACCACACAGTTCGAACCCGTCACCGGTCGCATCCCCCGCCAGGCCGGGGCCGTCCGCGGGTGCGGCGACTCCGCGCGGCTCGGGCAGTTCGGCACCCGCGGGCTCGCCGACCCTCGCGTCCTCCGACGAGTCATCGGACACCGGCGCCACGGCTTCGGAGTCCGCGCTGCGGGCAGGGTGTCCCGCCGCCGGGGTGGGCCGGGGTCGGGGCTCGGAGGCCAGGTCGAACAGGTCGGCGGTGTCGGCCGGGGCGGCTTCGGGGTGGGAGGTGGCGGCCGGGCGGGCGCGGCGGCGCGGGTGAGGGGCGGGCTCCAGGTCGGTGACGGAGAACAGTTCGTCGGTCATGGCTGCCCCTGGGATTCGGTGGCCAGCAACGGATTCCACAGGCGGCGGGCCAGCGCGGCGAAGCGGGTGGGCTCGCCCGCCGGGTCCGGTTCCGGCAGCGGTGTTTCCAGGTGCTCCAGCCGGGGCGCGGGGCCCCACACGTAGCGCAGATATCGATCGGTGTGGTCACCGAAAGCCTTGGGGCCGTTGGGGCCGCCGAGGAACTCCTGGTCGGCGGCCAACCGGGCATCCTCGACACTCGCACCCTGGCAACGGCGTTCGGCGTACACCGCCGAGGCGGTGGGCGCGATCGGCAGGGGCTCGGCCAGGCCCTCGTCGCGCAGGTCCGCCAGATCACGCAGGATCGACCCGGCCGCAGCGGCATTGGGAGCGGTGAGGGTGGAGCGCCAGGCGGGCCGCCCGAACTTCCCGCGGCCGATGGTGACCGCGCGCCAGCTCTGGTTGCGTTCGGTCGCCGCCAGCGCCAGCACCCGCACCCACGCCGCGATCCGGTGCTTCGGCGCCAGCCGGGAGAACGTGGTCCGGACCAGGGCGTCGTCGTGCACGTCCGGGACCGTGCCGCTGAGCAGCCGCCCGTCGCCGAGATCGACCGCCACATCGATGGTGCGCGCGGGCACCTCGTGCATCGGCCGCGCCACCCGGACCAGCTTGTCGACGGTACCCTCCACCTCGGTCAGCACCGCCGCCCCCAGCCCGAACGCGGGCAGGGTGCCGCGCCGCCACTCGGCCGCCCGCAGCGCCGCCGGGTCCGCGCCGTTGAGCCGCGCACTCAGCATACGTTCGCCGATATTCCACTTGGTGAGCCCGTCGAGTTCGATCGGCAGGCGCTCGTCGATCTCCTCTTCCTCCTCGGGCACCCGGATGCCCAGCCGCTGCCACAGGAACGCGCGCACCGGATGCTCGGCGAACGAAACCAGCTCCGCCAGTTCGACATCCGTGCGCACCGCGGCGGGCAGCGGGCCCGGCAGGAACACGGTCCGTTCGCGCGCGGGACTCGCCGCCGCCCGCGCGCCCGCCAGCGCCACGGCGTCGAAGCTGAACGGCTCCGCCGGATCGAAGTTGCGACTGTCGAAGGGCTGCAAGGGATGCCGGGTCACCACACCGTCCAGCCCGCCCACGTGAGCGCGCAGCACGTCGAGCAGTTCGGCGACCGGGATGGCGGGCGGCCGGTACGCGCCGGTCACCGGATCGGCGCCGGTGTGCAGCAGCACCAGTTTCTCCCCGGCCGCCATGATCGCGTCCAGCAGCAGCTGCCGGTCCTCGCTGCGGGCGTCCCGTTCGCCCACGCGCGGCTCGCGGGCCAGCACATCGTCGCCGTCGACACCGCCGGGCCGGGGGAACACGTCGTCGTCGAGCCCGAGCAGCACCACCACGCGGTGCGGGACCGACCGCAGCGGCGCGGGCGTGCACACGGTCAGTTCGCCGGTGCGATAGTTGGCGCGGGTGCCGCGGCTCGCCAGACGCGAGTGCAGCAGCGCCGCGATATCGGTGAGCCGCAAGGGAATATCCGCCGCGTGCTCGAGCGCGGCGGTCAGTTCGCGGCGGGCCTGCACCGCCTGCCAGGTCTGCGCGTGGGTGACGTCGGTGAGCAGGTCCAGCGCGCGCACCAGCACCTGGGTCCATTCGTGCGCGGGGCGCTGCGATCCGGCCGGTTCGGCGGGAGTGGGCCCGCGCAGGTCGCGCACGCACACCGCCAGCCGGTCGGTGAACTCGGCGAACCGGCCCGCCAGGTCCACGTCGCCGGAGTCCACGTCCTCGAGCGGCAGCGCGAGATCGAGCCAGTCCTCGCAGGATTCACCGGCCGCGACGCCGAGCAGAATGCGGTCCACGGCGGCGTTGAGCGTGTTCTGCGCGAAGTCGCCGAGCCCGAACGCCTGCCGCTGCCGCTGCCCGATTCCCCACCGCGCGCCGGTCTCGGCCGCCCATTCGCGCAGCCGCTCGATATCGTCGTCGTCGAATCCGCAGCGCAGCCGAACCGGTTCGGCGGCAGCCAGATCCAGCACCTGCGTCACGGTGACCCGGCCGTCGGCCATGGCCAGCAGCCCGTCCAGGACGGTCAGCACCGGGTTGGCGGCGGTCTGCGAACGATCGGCCAGCCGCACCCGCAGCCCGTGCGCCGGGTGCGGCGGCCGGGCGCCGGGCTCGGCAGCCGCCTGGCCGAACGCCGCCCGCACCAGCGGCGCGTAGTTCTCCGCGTCCGGGCACATCACCACCACGTCGCGCGGCTCCAGCGTCGGATCGGCCGCGAACGCCGCGAGCAGCACGTCCCGCAACACCTCCACCTGCCGAGCCGGACCGTGACACGAGTGCACCTGCACCGTCCCGTCCCCCGCGCACACGCCCCGCGGCGGCCACACATCACCCCGAATTCCGCCCTGCAGCTCCGAAAGCAAAGTGCCGGAACCGTTCTCGTTCGCACCACGATGATAGGTATCCACCACCGACCCCAGTACCCCCAACCGCTGCTGCAACTCCCGCACATCCCGCCCCAGACCCGCGAGCAACGGATGCCCCACCACCAGCGCACTCACATCCGCCACCCGCCGCACCCCGGCCCGCCCGGCCTGCTCAGCCGATGCCACACCGGGCTTCTCGCCCGCGCCCTCCCCCAGCCGCGCGAGTTCGGCCCACATCGCCGGGCTCGGGTGCACCAGCCACAGGTGTACGTCGCGGCCTTCGCCCAGGGCGGACAGCACTGCGAGCTGGTCCGCGGGGAGGCGGGTCACGCCGAACAGCGAGATGCGTTGGGGGAGATCGACGACGGCGGGGTCGGTGCGGAGGCGGGCGCAGGCGGTTTCCAGTCGTTCGGCCGGGCTGGGGGTGCCGAGTTCGGCGCGCAATCGGCGCCACAGCTGGGGCTGCCACAGCAGGTCGTCCGGTAGCGTGCTGCCGCAGCCGTCGGTGTCCGCGCCCGCGGCCCAGTCGGCGATGAGGGCGGGACGCTGGGTTCCGTATCCGTCGAACAACGCCGCGATCCGGGCAGCGGTCGCGAAACGGCGGCCGGACCGGTGGGTGCGCCCGGCCGCCTCGGCGCCCAGGTGGCGGGCCAGCACGGCACACCACGGTTCGGCGAGTGCGGCGTCGATGACCCGCAGCAGCGCCCACACCGCCCGGTCCGGGGCCCACGGATCGTCCTCGGCGGGCACGCCGGTCGCCCCGGCGAGCACGGCCGCCACCAGGGCCGCGGGGGCCGGATAGGCGATGTTCGCCGAGACGCCGTCGCCGCTGATCGCGCCCAGCGCGCCCGACAGCCGCTGATTCAGCCAGCGCTCCACGCCTTTGGCGAGCACCGCCACCACCTCGGCGGCGAACGGGTCGGCCAGCGGCTGGGCCAGCAGCGATGCCAGCGCGCCGGCGAGCGTGTCCGCCCGCTCGGCCCGGTGGATGTGCAGCGCCATCGGCCGCCTCTCTCCGCTCGCCTTGCCGTCCCTGATCCGCCCGCCCGGATGCCTCGTGGTTGCCTGTCGCTGGCCGATCCTACAAACTCCCCGCCCCGATCCCCCGAAGCGACTCGGACTTCGGGGCACATACCATGCGGTCCACTACCGGCTACCCTCCCGCGAGCCCCTGACCACTGCCTCGACCGTTACGACCGAGATGCACCAAATTTCCAGCAACACAATCGAATCCGCCCACTATGCCGGGCGCCCCGCGATGGCCGCAATTCGCTCCGCGTGTCACCGGTACTGCCGCCATCCGATGTGCCACAGTGCTCGGCGGGGAGGTAACGGGAGAGCAGTAGCGAAAGGCTGGTTCGGTTCATGTCTGCGTCGGTGATTCCCCTGCTGCCCAGATCCGGGTTCACGGTGCGCCGGGTCGGCGAGCGCTGGGAACTGGTCAACTCACGCCACTACGGCCGCACCGCCGTCCTGCACTCCTGGCCCCGTGACCAGCACACCGAGGCCTTCGCGCACTGCTACCGGCTCAACGGCCGCAGCGTCGAGGAACTGCTGGCCGCGTTCCGCTGAAAACCGGTGCGCCGCAACGTCCGAGGCGCTAGCACAAAGAGCAGCTGACCTCAAGAGGTGCGAGACGCGCACCACGGTGGCTATTGTGGCTCACCGTGCGTTATCCCCGCGCCACCTCGAGCGCCACTCGTCCCACCCGCCTGGCCGCCGGCGCCTGCGCCGTCGCCGCCGTCCTGATCGCGGGTGCCCCCGTCCTGCAGCCCGGCCCCGCGTCGGCGCTGCCCGCCCACCAGAGCTGCGCCGGCGACTGCAATATCGCCGGCCGGATCGCCGCCGTGGATGCCTATCTCGCCGGCCGCCCCGGTACCACGGGTTATGTTGTGCGCGACCGGGTTACCGGCCACGTCTACAGCAACGGCAACGCGGACTCGCTGTTCTGGACTGCCTCCACGATCAAGCTCGCGATCGCCGAGGACGTGCTCAACCGCGCCCGCGTCGGCGCGCTGGTGTTCACCCCGGAGGACCGCAACCAGCTGGAGTCCATGCTCGCCACCTCCAACGACGGAGCCGCGGACTACCTGTGGAACAAGTACTCCGGCCCGGACCGGATGGCCTTCGTCAACGCCTTCCGCGCCAACGGCATGACGAGCCTGACCCCGCAGCCCACCGGCGGCCACCCCTTCCCCGACTGGGGTTTCCTGCAGTGCTCGCCCGCCGACCTGGACCGGGTGATGAACAACACGCTCGACCACATGCACCCCGACGATCGCGCCTACCTGGTCGACCGCATGCGCAAGGTGGACACCAACCAGCACTGGGGCGTCTGGGGCGCCGGCGCCGACATGCAGCCGGGCCTGAAGAACGGCTGGTCCGACGAGCAGGGCGGCTGGGTGGTCAACTCGGTCGGCTTCGCCGGTCCGGACGAGCGCTACACGCTGGCGATCATGAACGACGTCGCGGGCCAGGGCGGCTACACCGACGGCGAGCAGACCACCACGCACGTCGCCGAACTGCTCTTCGCCCGCTGACCCGAGGTCACCGTCGCCGCAGCAGCATCGGCGCGCCGTCGCGCGGGAACGGGATGGTGTTGAATCCCCACGGCATGAGGTAGTCATCGGGGATTCGCCACTCGTAGTCACGCACCATCGCGGCGAGGATCACCTTCACCTCGAGCAGGCCGAAATGCATGCCGATGCACTTGTGCGCGCCCGCGCCGAACGGCATCCAGGCCAGCCGGTGCGACTTGTCCTCCCGGCGGTCCGCGCCGAACCGTTCCGGATCGAAACGCGCGGGGTGCGACCACAATTCGGGCAGCAGATGGTTCACGCCGTAGGCGACGTCGACGTGGGTACCGGCGGGGATGTAGTGCCCGGCGACCTCGGTGTCGCGCACCGCCCGCCGCACCAGGCCCGGCACCGGCGGCACCAGCCGCAGGCTCTCCTTGATCACCAGGTCCAGCGCGGGCAGCAGATCCAGGTCGGCGATGGTCGGCGGCGCGCCCCCGGTCCGCTCCCGCAGCGCCAGCGCCTCGTCCCGCACCCGCTGCTGCCACTGCGGATGGCGGCCCAGGTAGTAGGCGACCGCGGTGGCGGTGGTGGTCGTGGTGTCGTGCGCGGCCATGATCAGGAAGATCATGTGGTCGACCACGTCCTCGGCGGAGAACGTCGCGCCGTCCTCGGTGCGCGCGTGGCACAGCGCGGAGAAGAAGTCCGCGCCCTCCGACGCGCGCTTGTCCGGCAGCATCCGGGTGAAGTACTCCTCCAGCACCTTCCGCCCGCGCAGCCCGGCCCGCCACGCGCTACCCGGCAGCGGCAACCGGACCATCGCCAGCGGCGCGTGCGTGCAGTCCAGGAACGCCTGCGCCAAGCGCGCCCGTTCCGGCCCGGTGCGCGCGCCCATGAACGTCTCGGCGGCGACCTCGAGGGTCATGTCCTTGATCGTCGGATACAGCCGGACCTGCCGCGACCCCGCTGGCGCCCACCGATCGATGGCCGCGTCCACCGCCGGGGCCAGCCCGGCCAGATGCGCCTCGAGCCGCTCCCGCGTGAACGCCTGCTGCATGATCCGCCGATGGAACATGTGCTCGGAGAACTCCAGCAGCAGCAGGCCGCGCCGGAAGAACGAGCCGATCAGATAGTCCCAGCCCTGCCCGAAGTCGTTGCGGCGCTTGCCCAGTACCTCGTCGACGGCCTGCGGCCCCGCCACGAACACCCGGTCCACACCGAGCGACCGGTAGTAGCCGACCGGGCCGTAGCGGTGGTAGCGGTCCAGCATTTCCGCCGGGCCCCAGCGCAGGTATTGCAGCGACCGCCCGAGGTACGGCAGCCCGGCATCGCCGCGCACCGCCCGGTTCGCGTTGCCGCGCGGCGGCGTGGCCAGGGTCTGCTCCCGCACCGGCAGCCGACGTAGCAGCCGGTCGAGGGGACTGCGGTCCGGAATCTCGAGGAAACCGATGTTCTCCCGATCGGCCCGGTATGTGCGAGGGTCGACGCTGACCATGGCATGCCTCCCGTTTAAGTACACCGCGTACTTTACCGGTAGAGTGTGGCCTGTGACAAGGGACACACTGCGGCCGCGCGGCCGCCCGCCCGGTCCGGCGCCCGATCCGATCCGGCGCCGCGCCGAGATCCTCGACGCGGCCGAGCGGGTGATCGCCCGCGCCGGAACGCATATGACGATCGCCCAGGTCGCCGCCGAGGCGGGCTACGCGCGCACCGCCGTCTACGCGGTCTTCCCGGACCTGCCCGCGCTGATCGACGCCCTCGCGCAGCGGCACATGGAAGGCATCATCACCGCCGCCGACGCGGTGCTCGCCCAGCCCCTGCCCGCCCGCGAGCTGCTGCGCGCGGTGGTGCGGCTGATGTGCGACTTCGTCGAGGACAACCCGAACCTGCACCACGTGATGATGCAGCGGCTCGACAGCGGCGAGACCGAGCACCGCCCCTTCTTCGCCCGCGTATCCGATTGGGCCACCGCGGTTTTCGACGTCATCCTGCGCCGCCTCGACGCCGACCCCGCGCTGGCCCGGATCTGGGCCACCGCGACCGTCGGCGCCATCCTGATGTCGGCCGAGGCGTGGGCACAGGACCCGGACCTCTCGCGCGAGCAGTTCATCGACCGGCTCGCGGCGTTCCTGTGGCCGACCGTCGCGAGCATCGGCGGAGAACGCCTGATCGGCCCGATTTCCGCCGACGAACTCGCCACGGCGCGAGGACTCGCCGACAACGGGAGTTCATCGTGACTGCCCGTGGGTAGCCGACTACCGTAAGGCTGTCGCAAAACCGTACGCCCGGCGAGGAGCGAGATGACTACCGAGACTGTCGCGAACCGGCGCCACCGCGTGGTGGTGATCGGATCGGGCTTCGGCGGCTTGTTCGCGTGCAAACATCTCAAGCACGCCGACGTCGACGTCGTGCTGATTTCCAAGACCTCCACTCACCTGTTCCAGCCGCTGCTGTACCAGGTCGCCACGGGCATCCTGTCCACCGGCGAGATCGCGCCCGCGACCCGGCTGGTGTTGCGCAAGTACAAGAACGTGCAGGTGATCCTGGGCGAGGTGCACGACATCGATCTGGTGAACCGCACCGTCACCTCGGAGCTGCTGAACGAGGACACCGTCACCTCGTTCGACAGCCTGATCGTGGCCACCGGCGCCCAGCAGTCGTATTTCGGTAACGACCAGTTCGCCACCTACGCCCCCGGCATGAAGACCATCGACGACGCGCTGGAACTGCGCGCCCGCATCCTCGGCTCGTTCGAGGAGGCGGAGCTGGCCAAGACGCCGGAGGCGCGCGACCGGTTCATGACCTTCGTGGTGGTCGGCGCGGGCCCCACCGGCGTCGAATTGGCCGGGCAGATAGCCGAACTCGCCGATCGCACGCTCGAGGGCACCTTCCGCAACATCGATCCGCGCGACGCCCGGGTCATCCTGCTCGAGGGCGCCGGGGCGGTGCTCGCGCCGATGGGCCCGAAGCTGGGCGGCAAGGCGCAGCGCCGGCTGGAGAAGATGGGCGTGGAGATCCAGCTCAACGCCATGGTCACCGGTGTAGACGCGCGCGGAGTCACGGTGAAGGACAAGGACGGCAGCGAGCGCCGCATCGAGGCCGCCTGCAAGGTGTGGTCGGCGGGTGTGGCGGCCAGCGAGCTGGGCAAGCTGCTGGCAGACCAGTCGAAGGGCACCGAGGTGGACCGCGCCGGACGCGTGATCGTCGAGCCGGATCTGACCATCAAGGGCTACCCGAACGTCTTCGTGGTGGGCGATCTGATGTCGGTGCCGAACGTGCCCGGCCAGGCGCAGGGCGCCATTCAGGGCGCCACCTACGCCGCCAAGCAGATCAAGGCCGAACTGGGCGGCAAGCAGACGCCCGAGCAGCGCAAGCCGTTCAAGTACTTCAACAAGGGCAGCATGGCCACCGTGTCGCGGTACAACGCGGTATGCCAGATCGGCAAGCTGGAGTTCGGCGGGTTCCTCGCCTGGCTCATCTGGCTGGTGCTGCACCTCTACTATCTGATCGGCTATCGCAGCCGGGCGATCACGGTGTTCCAGTGGTTCGTGGCGTTCATCGGGCGCAACCGCGGGCAGATGGCCGCCACCGAGCAGTGGGTGTTCGCGCGGCTGGCGCTCGAGGCGATGAACGGCAACGACGAGGACGGGCGCGAGGTGCGCGCGGGGCTGGGCGGTAAGGGGGCCACGGCGCTGCCGTCGGATCGTTCCGTGAGCTGAGGCCGGTTTTCGCGAGACTCGCCGGGGCCCTCCTCGGCGTGTCGGTTTTTCGACCAATCCACCC from Nocardia wallacei carries:
- a CDS encoding UvrD-helicase domain-containing protein translates to MTDELFSVTDLEPAPHPRRRARPAATSHPEAAPADTADLFDLASEPRPRPTPAAGHPARSADSEAVAPVSDDSSEDARVGEPAGAELPEPRGVAAPADGPGLAGDATGDGFELCGALPAGTTVLEASAGTGKTYAIVGLAVRFVAEAGVDVSQLLLVTFSRAATQELRERTRDKFVAVAAALADPGTARDSDDELIRHLAQADPAEVGRRRTRLLAALSDFDSGTIATTHSFCQRMLDELGLAGEHDPRVRLVENVDDLVATVADDLYLARYARTGPPFSVREAHQLAAAAVQDRHARLVPDEEIGDHPAAERVAFAAAVRAETERRKRISGLRDFDDLLVLLHEVLADPVHGDRACRRIRERYRVALVDEFQDTDPLQWDILRRAFHGHATLVLVGDPKQAIYAFRGAEVLSYLDAVAHADTRRELTTNRRSDAGLLGALEHLMAGAALGHKEITVPKVAAVRPHTRLTGTVEAPIPLRVRCFRREGAGPRNGAGFPAVGRQRARVADDVAADIARLLDSGTHIGEAPLGPGDVAVLVRTRAQIDIVRAALDRVGVASVLAGGASVFGTQSAVDWLWLLRALEQPHRADRVRLAAGTPLLGLSAAQIDTGGADLVGRLSTQLREAARLFGRAGFAAVFEKLSAETELAPRLLAVAGGERQLTDLRHIAQLLDRVALRESLGLTALTRWLADRVRDPASGAVSDRSRRLDRDAAAVQIATVHASKGLEFPVVYLPFAWDSAKNPNPVTLLFHDDGDRVLDVGGPEAPGYGERKRRGDAEEAGEELRLLYVALTRAQCQVVAWWAPAYGTAFAPLHRMMLGRLPGSAEVPGKSEVATDDAVLEQLSAWAASAGAGLIGVEPVTRVPKIRPRWERDETAAANLAAAVFDRTVDADWRRTSYSALTAGAHDTHAVAEETPGGSDEPETPAVLDDATDLADAAPSLMNDLPYGADFGTLVHGVLELVDTDAPDLAAEVRARCGHAIEELMADIDPEALAAALLAVLRTPFGTGCLADISSRDRLNELDFELPLAGGDTPRAARVTVRAIAGLLRRHLPAGDPFAEYADQVETLADTVLRGYLTGSIDAVLRLPGPRFVVVDYKTNRLGAEDLTVAHYTRDRMAAEMMRSHYPLQAILYAAALHRYLRWRLPDYAPDRHLGGIRYLFVRGMIGPETPPGCGVFDWDPPVALIEDLSALLAGDLPGALS
- the recC gene encoding exodeoxyribonuclease V subunit gamma; its protein translation is MALHIHRAERADTLAGALASLLAQPLADPFAAEVVAVLAKGVERWLNQRLSGALGAISGDGVSANIAYPAPAALVAAVLAGATGVPAEDDPWAPDRAVWALLRVIDAALAEPWCAVLARHLGAEAAGRTHRSGRRFATAARIAALFDGYGTQRPALIADWAAGADTDGCGSTLPDDLLWQPQLWRRLRAELGTPSPAERLETACARLRTDPAVVDLPQRISLFGVTRLPADQLAVLSALGEGRDVHLWLVHPSPAMWAELARLGEGAGEKPGVASAEQAGRAGVRRVADVSALVVGHPLLAGLGRDVRELQQRLGVLGSVVDTYHRGANENGSGTLLSELQGGIRGDVWPPRGVCAGDGTVQVHSCHGPARQVEVLRDVLLAAFAADPTLEPRDVVVMCPDAENYAPLVRAAFGQAAAEPGARPPHPAHGLRVRLADRSQTAANPVLTVLDGLLAMADGRVTVTQVLDLAAAEPVRLRCGFDDDDIERLREWAAETGARWGIGQRQRQAFGLGDFAQNTLNAAVDRILLGVAAGESCEDWLDLALPLEDVDSGDVDLAGRFAEFTDRLAVCVRDLRGPTPAEPAGSQRPAHEWTQVLVRALDLLTDVTHAQTWQAVQARRELTAALEHAADIPLRLTDIAALLHSRLASRGTRANYRTGELTVCTPAPLRSVPHRVVVLLGLDDDVFPRPGGVDGDDVLAREPRVGERDARSEDRQLLLDAIMAAGEKLVLLHTGADPVTGAYRPPAIPVAELLDVLRAHVGGLDGVVTRHPLQPFDSRNFDPAEPFSFDAVALAGARAAASPARERTVFLPGPLPAAVRTDVELAELVSFAEHPVRAFLWQRLGIRVPEEEEEIDERLPIELDGLTKWNIGERMLSARLNGADPAALRAAEWRRGTLPAFGLGAAVLTEVEGTVDKLVRVARPMHEVPARTIDVAVDLGDGRLLSGTVPDVHDDALVRTTFSRLAPKHRIAAWVRVLALAATERNQSWRAVTIGRGKFGRPAWRSTLTAPNAAAAGSILRDLADLRDEGLAEPLPIAPTASAVYAERRCQGASVEDARLAADQEFLGGPNGPKAFGDHTDRYLRYVWGPAPRLEHLETPLPEPDPAGEPTRFAALARRLWNPLLATESQGQP
- a CDS encoding tat pathway signal sequence, which encodes MRYPRATSSATRPTRLAAGACAVAAVLIAGAPVLQPGPASALPAHQSCAGDCNIAGRIAAVDAYLAGRPGTTGYVVRDRVTGHVYSNGNADSLFWTASTIKLAIAEDVLNRARVGALVFTPEDRNQLESMLATSNDGAADYLWNKYSGPDRMAFVNAFRANGMTSLTPQPTGGHPFPDWGFLQCSPADLDRVMNNTLDHMHPDDRAYLVDRMRKVDTNQHWGVWGAGADMQPGLKNGWSDEQGGWVVNSVGFAGPDERYTLAIMNDVAGQGGYTDGEQTTTHVAELLFAR
- a CDS encoding cytochrome P450 encodes the protein MVSVDPRTYRADRENIGFLEIPDRSPLDRLLRRLPVREQTLATPPRGNANRAVRGDAGLPYLGRSLQYLRWGPAEMLDRYHRYGPVGYYRSLGVDRVFVAGPQAVDEVLGKRRNDFGQGWDYLIGSFFRRGLLLLEFSEHMFHRRIMQQAFTRERLEAHLAGLAPAVDAAIDRWAPAGSRQVRLYPTIKDMTLEVAAETFMGARTGPERARLAQAFLDCTHAPLAMVRLPLPGSAWRAGLRGRKVLEEYFTRMLPDKRASEGADFFSALCHARTEDGATFSAEDVVDHMIFLIMAAHDTTTTTATAVAYYLGRHPQWQQRVRDEALALRERTGGAPPTIADLDLLPALDLVIKESLRLVPPVPGLVRRAVRDTEVAGHYIPAGTHVDVAYGVNHLLPELWSHPARFDPERFGADRREDKSHRLAWMPFGAGAHKCIGMHFGLLEVKVILAAMVRDYEWRIPDDYLMPWGFNTIPFPRDGAPMLLRRR
- a CDS encoding TetR/AcrR family transcriptional regulator is translated as MTRDTLRPRGRPPGPAPDPIRRRAEILDAAERVIARAGTHMTIAQVAAEAGYARTAVYAVFPDLPALIDALAQRHMEGIITAADAVLAQPLPARELLRAVVRLMCDFVEDNPNLHHVMMQRLDSGETEHRPFFARVSDWATAVFDVILRRLDADPALARIWATATVGAILMSAEAWAQDPDLSREQFIDRLAAFLWPTVASIGGERLIGPISADELATARGLADNGSSS
- a CDS encoding NAD(P)/FAD-dependent oxidoreductase — encoded protein: MTTETVANRRHRVVVIGSGFGGLFACKHLKHADVDVVLISKTSTHLFQPLLYQVATGILSTGEIAPATRLVLRKYKNVQVILGEVHDIDLVNRTVTSELLNEDTVTSFDSLIVATGAQQSYFGNDQFATYAPGMKTIDDALELRARILGSFEEAELAKTPEARDRFMTFVVVGAGPTGVELAGQIAELADRTLEGTFRNIDPRDARVILLEGAGAVLAPMGPKLGGKAQRRLEKMGVEIQLNAMVTGVDARGVTVKDKDGSERRIEAACKVWSAGVAASELGKLLADQSKGTEVDRAGRVIVEPDLTIKGYPNVFVVGDLMSVPNVPGQAQGAIQGATYAAKQIKAELGGKQTPEQRKPFKYFNKGSMATVSRYNAVCQIGKLEFGGFLAWLIWLVLHLYYLIGYRSRAITVFQWFVAFIGRNRGQMAATEQWVFARLALEAMNGNDEDGREVRAGLGGKGATALPSDRSVS